A region from the Mya arenaria isolate MELC-2E11 chromosome 2, ASM2691426v1 genome encodes:
- the LOC128241635 gene encoding microfibril-associated glycoprotein 4-like has protein sequence MFRFATKCPNWTYSYIIVIVLWSLCQYVVYGAGDTFICNGAPSTFNNAESDARLAAMEARIEQLQKLVDRKESGLTTIQGLPRDCGEIYANGSRKDGLYHISPDGRCPFLVYCDMDHSGWTFIQKRLDGSVNFYQPWTEYVRGFGDVNSEHWLGLEKIHRLTQGGVEIFFNMSTWEGGYEFAHYKVFTVHEAATAYRMNVDAFGYEGSIKELLSYHDNMKFSTFDRDNDLSVNNCCQKYIDGGGWWYKDCYRLGGVNGVYGKREQGGIGYWDAKHVPIKSVNIKVRQMEGTC, from the exons ATGTTTCGATTTGCAACGAAATGTCCGAACTGGACCTATTCTTACATTATTGTGATTGTATTATGGAGTTTGTGTCAGTACGTAGTATACGGGGCTGGAGACACTTTCATCTGTAATGGAGCGCCATCTACGTTCAACAACGCCGAGTCAGATGCGCGTCTGGCGGCCATGGAGGCCCGGATAGAGCAGCTACAGAAGCTTGTCGACCGGAAGGAGAGCGGCCTTACCACTATTCAAGGATTGCCGAGAG ACTGCGGCGAGATCTACGCGAACGGAAGCCGAAAGGACGGCCTGTATCACATCTCTCCAGACGGCAGGTGCCCGTTCCTCGTCTACTGTGATATGGATCACAGCGGATGGACATTCATACAG aaacgattgGACGGCTCCGTTAATTTCTACCAGCCGTGGACAGAGTACGTTCGAGGCTTCGGTGACGTCAACAGTGAACACTGGTTGGGCTTGGAGAAGATCCACCGCCTGACGCAAGGTGGCGTGGAGATATTTTTCAACATGAGCACGTGGGAGGGCGGATATGAGTTCGCGCATTACAAGGTTTTCACCGTCCACGAGGCTGCCACCGCCTACCGGATGAACGTGGACGCGTTCGGATACGAGGGCAGCATCAAGGAGCTTCTCAGTTACCATGACAACATGAAATTTTCAACGTTCGACCGTGACAATGACCTTAGCGTCAACAACTGTTGTCAGAAGTATATAGACGGTGGTGGGTGGTGGTACAAAGATTGTTACCGACTCGGAGGTGTTAACGGCGTGTACGGAAAGAGGGAGCAAGGCGGAATCGGCTACTGGGATGCAAAACATGTTCCTATAAAATCCGTCAACATTAAAGTCAGACAGATGGAGGGAACATGCTAA
- the LOC128241642 gene encoding microfibril-associated glycoprotein 4-like, translating to MFRFATKCPKLTYSYIIVIVLWSLCQYVVHGAGDTFICNGAPSTFNNAESDARLAAMEARIEQLQKLVDRKESGLTTIQGLPRDCGEIYANGSRKDGLYHISPDGRCPFLVYCDMDHSGWTFIQKRLDGSVNFYQPWTEYVRGFGDVSSEHWLGLEKIHRLTQGGVEIFFNISTWEGGYEFAHYKVFTVHEAATAYRMNVDAFGYEGSIKELLSYHDNMKFSTFDRDNDLSVNNCCQKYMDGGGWWYKDCYRLGCVNGVYGKREEGGIGYWDAKHVPIKSVNIKVRQMEGTC from the exons ATGTTTCGATTTGCAACGAAGTGTCCGAAGCTGACCTATTCTTACATTATTGTGATTGTATTATGGAGTTTGTGTCAGTACGTAGTACACGGGGCTGGAGACACTTTCATCTGTAATGGAGCGCCATCTACGTTCAATAACGCCGAGTCAGATGCGCGTCTGGCGGCCATGGAGGCCCGGATAGAGCAGCTACAGAAGCTTGTCGACCGGAAGGAGAGCGGCCTTACCACTATTCAAGGATTGCCGAGAG ACTGCGGCGAGATCTACGCGAACGGAAGCCGAAAGGACGGCCTGTATCACATCTCTCCAGACGGCAGGTGCCCGTTCCTCGTCTACTGTGATATGGACCACAGCGGATGGACATTCATACAG aaacGATTGGACGGCTCCGTTAATTTCTACCAGCCGTGGACAGAGTACGTTCGAGGCTTCGGTGATGTCAGCAGTGAACACTGGCTGGGCTTGGAGAAGATCCACCGCCTGACGCAAGGTGGCGTGGAGATATTCTTCAACATAAGCACGTGGGAGGGCGGATACGAGTTCGCGCATTACAAGGTTTTCACCGTCCACGAGGCTGCCACCGCCTACCGGATGAACGTGGACGCGTTCGGATACGAGGGCAGCATCAAGGAGCTTCTCAGTTACCATGACAACATGAAATTTTCAACGTTCGACCGTGACAATGACCTTAGCGTCAACAACTGTTGTCAGAAGTATATGGACGGTGGTGGGTGGTGGTACAAAGATTGTTACCGACTCGGATGTGTTAACGGCGTGTACGGAAAGAGGGAGGAAGGCGGAATCGGATACTGGGATGCAAAACATGTTCCTATAAAATCCGTCAACATTAAAGTCAGACAGATGGAGGGAACATGCTAA